A stretch of Brassica napus cultivar Da-Ae chromosome C6, Da-Ae, whole genome shotgun sequence DNA encodes these proteins:
- the LOC106404722 gene encoding germin-like protein subfamily 1 member 13 translates to MRVSILITVLAVVISFAKAYDPSPLQDFCVAIDDPKNGVFVNGKFCKDPKQAKAEDFFYSGLNKAGNTNNDVKSNVTTVNVDKIPGLNTMGISLVRIDYAPYGQNPPHTHPRGTEILVLLEGTLYVGFVSSNQDNNRLFAKVLQPGDVFVFPIGMIHFQVNIGKTPAVAFAGLSSQNAGVITIADTVFGSKPPIKPEVLAMAFQLDVNVVKDLEAKFKN, encoded by the exons ATGAGGGTTTCAATCCTGATTACCGTATTAGCTGTGGTCATTTCCTTTGCCAAAGCTTATGATCCAAGCCCACTCCAAGACTTCTGTGTCGCAATTGATGACCCCAAAAATGGAG TTTTTGTGAATGGTAAGTTCTGTAAGGATCCAAAGCAAGCCAAGGCAGAAGATTTCTTCTACTCAGGACTCAATAAGGCCGGAAACACCAATAACGATGTCAAATCCAACGTGACAACAGTTAATGTCGATAAGATTCCAGGGCTAAACACTATGGGAATATCCTTGGTTCGCATAGACTATGCACCATATGGCCAAAACCCACCTCACACGCACCCTCGCGGCACTGAGATCCTTGTCCTTTTGGAGGGAACATTATACGTCGGTTTTGTTTCTTCCAATCAAGATAACAATCGTCTATTCGCCAAAGTATTGCAACCAGGTGACGTTTTTGTATTCCCCATAGGAATGATACATTTTCAGGTGAATATTGGGAAAACTCCCGCGGTAGCCTTTGCGGGACTGAGTAGTCAGAACGCTGGTGTCATCACGATCGCAGATACTGTGTTTGGATCGAAGCCACCGATCAAACCGGAGGTTCTGGCTATGGCGTTCCAGTTGGATGTCAATGTTGTCAAAGACCTTGAGGCCAAGTTTAAGAACTGA